A single region of the Solwaraspora sp. WMMD791 genome encodes:
- a CDS encoding WXG100 family type VII secretion target has product MAEVNVDYALVNTVAGRLTTEGAEIASVLTNLQTSVSELLTSQGGLWLQQSSPVMSTQYTEFTNSLTKAVSNLETFASSFSMIAKNLSDMDQTLSQPPPAS; this is encoded by the coding sequence ATGGCAGAAGTAAACGTCGACTACGCCCTGGTCAACACCGTCGCCGGGCGGCTGACCACCGAGGGCGCGGAGATCGCCAGCGTACTGACAAACCTGCAGACCAGCGTCAGTGAGCTGCTGACCAGCCAGGGCGGCCTCTGGCTACAGCAGTCCAGCCCGGTGATGAGCACGCAGTACACCGAGTTCACCAATTCGTTGACCAAGGCCGTCAGCAACCTGGAGACCTTCGCGTCGAGCTTCTCGATGATCGCGAAGAACCTGAGCGACATGGATCAGACACTGTCCCAGCCGCCACCCGCGAGCTGA
- a CDS encoding FtsK/SpoIIIE domain-containing protein: MRLLLTVVSGAADRDIAIDVEADTPVGALIEQDGSPGDWYLDGTRLDPTWTVNRAGLVAGVRLGDGAPVPGGGVRYLPGDSRTHWLEVHGVGGPSAGQVWPVGLGCHDIGSAPGSAIDPGGSGVPAHAARLTIDEQGRAWVATSGSEVRLAVPQPPPQTDPMPAARYPSHSAQHVPDPRAEQGQEHADQPDASGARRDGSRRWPTGVDLAVGGSLLRLVRRPAPDAAVTPAVDVPMLDFNRPPRIVPPLLFARRRLPSPPVKPNSRPIPLLMILAPMVMGLAFVFLFRSYFFLLIMALSPVLALANWYTDRRSGRKRYRRDLAEYLRKRSRIMRELTAAVAEERSARCEASPDPATVLYTAVGPGRRLWERRRRDPDHLVLRVGTMDQPSLIEVEDPARAEPDRQLRWIVPDVPVTVDVVDRKVVGLAGAAETTYATARWLVLQAAALHSPRDLRIHVLTEPAGEERWSWVRWLPHTRPAEEGVPTARPYTLVGNDPETVANRVGELVSLVAARTKARGSQLGQVLFSEPDVLLVVDGARRLRDVPGMVQVLTDGPAVRVFAICIDAEERLLPEECTAVLRADADGLTVRQTGVPEATGVRPDVVTAQWCERVARAMAPLRDVTPDETAGLPDRSRLLELLDADPPDSVDLADRWSRRPASTSFVIGSGFDGTVALDLVRDGPHALIAGTTGAGKSELLQSMVVSMAAVNRPDELTFVLVDYKGGSAFHSCVRLPHTLGMVTDLDSALVVRALESLGAELRRREEILAGVAVKDLVQYRTMRGRDPSLPAVPRLVLVIDEFATLVREVPDFIPGLVSIAQRGRSLGIHLILATQRPAGVVTTDIRANTNLRIALRVTDPMESTDVIDVPDAAMIPVATPGRALARLAHRSTLPFQTGYVGGVYQGAGPDASESRPAAPVYGAELPWPRLGRALPPPVEPTRDGAAPDELAATDLDVLVDAIDAAAREVGCERQPSPWLPPLPPVVLLDDLTLPQPRTGPGLPPVPYALADLPQQQRQPVLACDLAALGHLYVLGASRSGRSQLLRTLTASLARSLSTADLHLYAVDAAGGSMMALSELPHCGAVVPRADLERLERLFARLQGELARRHELLAQHSCAGLDELRAALPPTQRPAHLMLLVDGWDSLAAVLNDHDGGRLMDQFLGLLREGPAAGLHIVMSSERSLLTGRVANLNDHRIMLRMTDRTDYSAIGVNHRRVPEVVPPGRGWHSADQAEIQIALLDPDPSGPAQVEAIRRIAAKATARDSGVPAHRRPFPVAGLPAAVTFAEAFAQVPDEQRRPLHALLGVGGDATEPSYVDFTGRQATFLVAGPPGSGRSNTLATLAVSLLAGGTALVILTPRESVLRRLAAHGRVRAIEGPAPDPTQVGAAVEELGGPLVVLVDDVDLLGFANPVDAVLRQVVGTGRDRALGLAYAGTAETLTQSLGGWIAEARRSRQGVLLAPQSAIEGDLVGARVPPGLLRSGSRPGRGYVPDPATGVLSTVTIPHTVLR, encoded by the coding sequence GTGCGCCTGCTGCTGACCGTCGTCTCCGGCGCTGCCGACCGGGACATCGCGATCGACGTCGAGGCGGACACCCCGGTAGGTGCGCTCATCGAGCAGGACGGCTCCCCGGGCGACTGGTATCTCGACGGGACGCGGCTGGATCCGACCTGGACGGTGAACCGGGCAGGGCTGGTCGCCGGGGTCCGGCTGGGCGACGGAGCGCCGGTACCCGGTGGCGGGGTGCGGTACCTGCCGGGCGACTCCCGAACCCACTGGCTGGAGGTGCACGGCGTCGGCGGCCCGAGCGCCGGGCAGGTCTGGCCGGTCGGTCTGGGCTGTCACGACATCGGCTCGGCACCCGGGTCCGCGATCGATCCAGGCGGTAGCGGGGTGCCCGCGCACGCCGCCCGGCTCACCATCGACGAACAGGGTCGCGCCTGGGTGGCCACCAGTGGCTCCGAGGTACGGCTGGCGGTGCCGCAGCCCCCACCCCAGACCGATCCGATGCCTGCGGCCAGGTACCCGAGCCATTCTGCCCAGCACGTGCCGGATCCTCGGGCCGAACAGGGGCAGGAGCACGCGGACCAACCCGACGCCTCAGGAGCCAGGCGCGACGGATCCCGACGCTGGCCGACCGGTGTGGACCTGGCGGTGGGCGGCAGCCTGCTGCGGCTGGTGCGGCGCCCGGCACCGGACGCCGCAGTGACGCCGGCCGTAGACGTGCCGATGCTGGACTTCAACCGGCCGCCACGGATCGTGCCGCCGCTGCTCTTCGCGCGGCGACGGCTGCCCAGCCCGCCGGTCAAGCCGAACAGCCGCCCGATCCCGCTGCTGATGATCCTCGCCCCGATGGTGATGGGCCTGGCTTTCGTCTTTCTCTTCCGGTCGTACTTCTTTCTGCTGATCATGGCGCTCAGTCCGGTGCTGGCGTTGGCGAACTGGTACACCGACCGACGCAGCGGCCGTAAGCGGTACCGCAGGGATCTCGCCGAGTACCTCCGTAAACGCAGCCGGATCATGCGGGAGCTGACGGCGGCGGTCGCCGAGGAACGGTCGGCCCGGTGCGAGGCGTCGCCCGACCCGGCGACGGTTCTGTACACAGCCGTCGGCCCCGGACGGCGGCTGTGGGAACGACGCCGCCGCGACCCCGACCATCTTGTGCTGCGGGTCGGCACGATGGATCAGCCGTCGCTGATCGAGGTGGAGGACCCGGCCCGCGCCGAGCCCGACCGGCAGCTGCGCTGGATCGTGCCGGACGTTCCGGTCACCGTGGACGTGGTCGACCGCAAGGTGGTCGGCCTGGCCGGCGCGGCGGAGACGACGTACGCGACGGCACGCTGGCTCGTCCTTCAGGCCGCAGCACTCCATAGTCCGCGTGACCTGCGGATCCATGTGTTGACCGAACCCGCTGGCGAGGAGCGGTGGAGCTGGGTGCGCTGGCTGCCGCACACCCGGCCGGCCGAGGAGGGTGTCCCGACCGCTCGGCCCTACACCCTGGTCGGCAACGACCCGGAGACCGTGGCGAACCGGGTTGGTGAGCTGGTGTCGCTGGTCGCCGCGCGGACCAAGGCCCGGGGTTCGCAGCTCGGCCAGGTCCTGTTCAGCGAACCCGACGTGCTGCTGGTCGTCGACGGCGCGCGACGGTTGCGCGACGTGCCCGGCATGGTGCAGGTGCTCACCGACGGGCCGGCGGTACGGGTCTTCGCGATCTGTATCGACGCTGAGGAGCGGCTGCTGCCGGAGGAGTGCACCGCCGTGCTACGCGCGGACGCGGACGGGCTGACAGTGCGGCAGACCGGCGTGCCCGAGGCAACCGGAGTACGTCCTGACGTCGTCACCGCCCAGTGGTGCGAGCGGGTGGCCCGGGCGATGGCCCCGCTGCGGGATGTCACTCCGGACGAGACGGCCGGGCTGCCCGACCGCAGCAGGCTGCTGGAACTACTGGACGCCGATCCGCCGGACAGCGTCGACCTGGCCGACCGCTGGTCGCGACGACCCGCGTCGACGAGTTTCGTGATCGGTAGTGGTTTCGACGGAACGGTCGCGCTCGACCTGGTACGCGACGGGCCGCACGCGTTGATCGCCGGAACCACCGGCGCAGGCAAGTCCGAACTACTGCAGTCCATGGTGGTCTCCATGGCTGCGGTGAACCGGCCGGACGAGTTGACCTTCGTACTGGTCGACTACAAGGGCGGTAGCGCGTTCCACAGTTGCGTGCGGCTGCCGCACACCCTCGGCATGGTCACCGACCTGGACAGCGCTCTGGTGGTCCGGGCGCTGGAGTCGCTCGGCGCGGAGTTGCGCCGCCGCGAGGAGATCCTGGCCGGAGTCGCCGTAAAGGACCTCGTCCAGTACCGGACGATGCGTGGCCGCGATCCCTCGCTTCCGGCGGTCCCCCGGCTGGTGCTGGTCATCGACGAGTTCGCCACGCTCGTCCGGGAGGTTCCGGACTTCATCCCCGGGCTGGTCAGCATCGCCCAGCGAGGCCGGTCGCTGGGAATCCATCTGATTCTGGCCACCCAACGCCCGGCTGGCGTGGTGACCACCGACATCCGCGCCAACACCAACCTGCGCATCGCGCTGCGAGTCACCGATCCGATGGAGAGTACGGACGTCATCGACGTGCCGGACGCCGCGATGATCCCGGTGGCCACCCCGGGCCGGGCGCTGGCCCGGCTCGCCCACCGGTCCACCCTGCCCTTTCAGACCGGGTACGTCGGCGGGGTGTACCAGGGTGCCGGCCCGGACGCGTCGGAGTCCCGGCCGGCCGCGCCGGTGTACGGCGCGGAGCTTCCCTGGCCTCGGCTGGGTCGGGCGCTGCCGCCGCCGGTGGAGCCGACCCGTGACGGTGCCGCGCCGGACGAGTTGGCCGCCACCGACCTGGACGTGCTGGTCGACGCGATCGACGCCGCGGCTCGGGAGGTGGGCTGCGAGCGGCAGCCGAGCCCGTGGCTGCCGCCGCTGCCGCCGGTCGTGCTGCTGGACGATCTCACCCTCCCGCAGCCGCGTACCGGTCCCGGTCTGCCGCCGGTGCCGTACGCGCTGGCCGACCTGCCGCAGCAGCAGCGCCAGCCGGTGCTGGCCTGCGACCTCGCCGCGCTCGGACATCTCTACGTGCTGGGTGCCTCCCGTTCGGGCCGGTCACAGCTGCTGCGCACGCTGACCGCGTCGCTGGCCCGGTCGCTGTCCACCGCCGATCTGCACCTGTACGCCGTCGACGCGGCCGGCGGATCGATGATGGCGCTGTCGGAGCTTCCGCACTGCGGCGCGGTGGTGCCCCGGGCCGACCTGGAACGCCTGGAACGCCTGTTCGCTCGACTGCAGGGCGAACTGGCCCGCCGACACGAGTTGCTGGCCCAGCACTCGTGCGCGGGACTCGACGAATTGCGGGCGGCGCTACCGCCGACGCAGCGTCCAGCGCATCTGATGCTGCTGGTGGACGGCTGGGATTCGCTTGCCGCGGTCCTCAACGACCACGACGGTGGACGGCTGATGGACCAGTTCCTCGGCCTGTTGCGGGAGGGACCGGCCGCCGGGCTGCACATCGTGATGTCCTCGGAACGGTCGCTGTTGACCGGGCGGGTGGCCAACCTGAACGACCACCGGATCATGCTGCGGATGACCGACCGGACCGACTACTCGGCGATCGGCGTCAACCACCGTCGGGTGCCGGAGGTGGTGCCACCCGGACGCGGATGGCACTCCGCGGACCAGGCTGAGATCCAGATCGCCCTTCTGGACCCGGATCCGTCCGGCCCGGCACAGGTCGAGGCGATACGTCGGATCGCCGCCAAGGCCACCGCCCGCGACAGCGGGGTGCCGGCGCACCGCCGGCCGTTCCCGGTGGCCGGACTGCCCGCTGCGGTCACCTTCGCCGAGGCGTTCGCACAGGTCCCGGACGAGCAGCGGCGTCCGCTGCACGCACTGCTCGGAGTCGGCGGCGATGCCACCGAGCCGAGCTATGTGGACTTCACCGGCCGGCAGGCGACGTTCCTGGTCGCCGGCCCGCCCGGTTCGGGCCGCAGCAACACCCTGGCCACGCTCGCGGTGTCGCTGCTGGCCGGGGGTACCGCGCTGGTGATCCTGACGCCCCGCGAGTCGGTGTTGCGCCGGTTGGCGGCGCACGGCCGGGTGCGGGCGATCGAGGGGCCCGCGCCGGACCCGACGCAGGTGGGCGCCGCGGTGGAGGAGCTGGGCGGGCCGTTGGTGGTACTGGTCGACGACGTCGACCTGTTGGGCTTCGCCAACCCGGTGGACGCGGTGCTGCGCCAGGTGGTGGGCACCGGCCGGGACCGGGCGCTCGGCCTGGCCTACGCGGGAACGGCCGAGACCCTCACCCAGTCGTTGGGCGGCTGGATCGCCGAGGCCCGGCGGTCGCGTCAAGGCGTGCTGCTGGCACCGCAGTCAGCGATCGAGGGTGACCTGGTGGGTGCTCGGGTGCCTCCAGGGCTGCTGCGTTCGGGTAGCCGACCGGGTCGCGGCTATGTCCCGGACCCAGCGACCGGCGTACTGAGCACGGTGACGATCCCGCACACCGTTCTCCGCTGA
- the istB gene encoding IS21-like element helper ATPase IstB, with protein sequence MASRTTGNRNVSSEIAFLTRALKAPSLAASVDRLAERARAESWTHEEFLAACLQREVAAREAHGGEGRIRAARFPARKSLEEFDFEHQRSLKRETIAHLGTLDFVASKENVVFLGPPGTGKTHLSIGLGIRACQAGHRVAFATAAQWVSRLADAHHAGRLQDELVKLGRIPLVIVDEVGYIPFEAEAANLFFQLVSNRYERASLIVTSNKPFGRWGEVFGDDVVAAAMIDRLVHHAEVISMKGDSYRLKDRDLGRVPAATKTND encoded by the coding sequence ATGGCCTCCAGAACGACCGGCAACCGCAACGTCTCCTCCGAGATCGCTTTCCTCACCCGTGCGTTGAAGGCGCCCTCGTTGGCGGCGTCGGTGGACCGGCTCGCGGAGCGGGCCCGGGCGGAGTCGTGGACGCACGAGGAGTTCCTCGCCGCCTGTCTGCAACGCGAAGTGGCGGCCCGGGAGGCCCACGGCGGTGAGGGACGTATCCGGGCGGCGAGGTTCCCGGCACGCAAGAGCCTGGAGGAGTTCGACTTCGAACACCAGCGGTCGTTGAAGCGGGAGACGATCGCCCACCTGGGCACTCTGGACTTCGTGGCGTCGAAGGAGAACGTCGTGTTCCTGGGGCCGCCCGGCACCGGCAAGACCCACCTGTCCATCGGTCTCGGTATCCGGGCCTGCCAGGCCGGACACCGGGTCGCGTTCGCCACCGCCGCTCAGTGGGTGTCCCGTCTCGCTGACGCCCACCACGCCGGCCGGCTGCAGGACGAGCTCGTCAAACTCGGCCGGATCCCGCTGGTGATCGTCGACGAGGTCGGCTACATCCCCTTCGAAGCCGAAGCGGCGAACCTGTTCTTCCAGTTGGTTTCGAACCGCTACGAACGTGCCTCGCTGATTGTCACCAGTAACAAGCCCTTCGGCCGGTGGGGAGAGGTCTTCGGTGATGACGTCGTCGCCGCGGCCATGATCGACCGGCTTGTTCACCACGCCGAGGTCATCTCGATGAAGGGCGACAGCTACCGGCTCAAGGACCGCGACCTCGGCCGCGTCCCGGCAGCGACCAAGACCAACGACTGA
- the istA gene encoding IS21 family transposase — protein sequence MLSVEDWAEIRRLRRSEGMAIQAIARRLRMSRNTVKKALASDEPPRYRRAAKGSIVDAVEPQIRALLAEFPDMPSTVIMERVGWTRGKTVFCDRVQRLRPLFRRPDPAQRTEYLPGELAQCDLWFPPADVPLGFGQVGRPPVMVMVSGYSRWLTAVMIPSRQSADLLVGHWTLISGWGRVPRTLVWDNESAVGQWRAGRPQLTEAMNGFRGTLGIRVLQCRPADPEAKGLVERANGYLETSFLPGRRFSSPRDFNAQLAEWLVRANQRRHRVLGCRPVDRWEADRAAMLTLPPVAPVVGWRRSTRLPRDHYVRLDGNDYSVHPMVVGRRVDVVADADRVQVLCEGRLVARHDRCWARHQSITDPAHRQAAADLRTAARQAPAPAVTAEVEHRRLADYDRMFGVDAEAAA from the coding sequence GTGCTGAGCGTGGAGGACTGGGCGGAGATCCGGCGGCTGCGGCGGTCGGAGGGTATGGCGATTCAGGCCATCGCACGGCGGTTGAGGATGTCTCGCAACACCGTGAAGAAGGCGTTGGCCAGTGATGAGCCGCCGCGGTACCGACGGGCTGCGAAGGGCTCGATCGTGGACGCGGTCGAGCCGCAGATCAGGGCGTTGTTGGCGGAGTTCCCGGACATGCCCTCGACGGTGATCATGGAACGGGTCGGGTGGACCCGTGGGAAGACGGTGTTCTGTGACCGGGTGCAGCGGCTGCGGCCGTTGTTCCGCCGGCCTGACCCGGCGCAGCGCACCGAGTACCTGCCGGGTGAGCTGGCGCAGTGTGATCTGTGGTTCCCGCCGGCGGACGTGCCCCTGGGGTTCGGTCAGGTCGGACGGCCGCCGGTGATGGTGATGGTGTCCGGGTACTCGCGGTGGCTGACGGCGGTGATGATCCCGTCCCGGCAGTCGGCGGATCTGCTGGTCGGACACTGGACGTTGATCTCCGGGTGGGGTCGGGTGCCCAGGACGTTGGTATGGGACAACGAGTCCGCGGTCGGCCAGTGGCGTGCCGGCAGGCCGCAGTTGACCGAGGCGATGAACGGCTTCCGTGGCACTCTCGGGATCCGCGTGCTCCAGTGCCGGCCGGCGGACCCGGAAGCCAAAGGCCTGGTGGAGCGGGCGAACGGCTATCTGGAGACGTCGTTCCTGCCCGGGCGCCGGTTCAGCTCGCCCCGGGACTTCAACGCCCAGCTTGCCGAATGGCTGGTACGGGCGAACCAGCGTCGGCACCGGGTGCTGGGCTGCCGGCCGGTGGACCGGTGGGAGGCCGACCGAGCGGCGATGCTGACGCTGCCGCCGGTCGCGCCGGTGGTCGGCTGGCGGCGGAGCACCCGTCTGCCCCGCGACCACTACGTCCGGCTGGACGGCAACGACTACTCGGTGCACCCGATGGTGGTGGGCCGCCGGGTCGACGTGGTCGCTGACGCCGACCGGGTGCAGGTGCTCTGCGAGGGCCGTCTCGTCGCCCGGCACGACCGGTGCTGGGCGCGGCATCAGAGCATCACCGACCCGGCTCACCGTCAGGCCGCCGCCGATCTGCGGACCGCCGCGCGGCAGGCGCCGGCACCGGCGGTCACGGCCGAGGTGGAGCACCGCAGGTTGGCCGACTACGACCGCATGTTCGGTGTCGATGCCGAGGCGGCCGCGTGA
- a CDS encoding FAD-dependent monooxygenase, with product MTIVGGGLGGLALARILHLRGIPSTVYELDASSRARDAGGTLGLNADSGQRALADAGLFEEFRSISRDTGETTRLVDRFGTVHFDLAYEGGAGVRPEVDRGDLRRLLVESLPEGVVRWNTKVTSVTRPGGGRTELTMGNGEIVEAEVLVGADGSWSKVRSLLTDAVPLYSGVSFVEDLLSDVDATHREAADLVGPGSMYAFTEGHGIIAQRNGGGVIRIYYAVQSDENWARRLVDPTDPGGTRRRLLEIFHDFAPGLRALIGEGEGPLVPRPIHALPVGLRWARTAGVTLLGDAAHVMSPFAGQGANLALLDAADLGAALAEHSDVESALAAYETAMFSRAEAAGRASADNLVASFAPDAPQQLVDQARTWMQRKAEATALSAPREN from the coding sequence GTGACGATTGTCGGGGGTGGGCTGGGCGGCCTGGCTCTGGCCCGCATCCTGCACCTACGCGGGATCCCGTCGACGGTTTACGAGCTTGACGCGTCGTCGCGGGCCCGTGACGCGGGCGGCACGCTCGGCCTGAACGCGGACTCGGGCCAGCGGGCACTCGCCGATGCCGGCCTGTTCGAGGAGTTCCGCTCGATCTCGCGGGACACAGGGGAGACGACACGCCTTGTCGACAGGTTCGGGACCGTACATTTCGACCTGGCGTACGAGGGTGGTGCCGGCGTGCGGCCCGAGGTGGATCGCGGCGACCTGAGGCGCCTGCTGGTCGAATCGCTACCCGAGGGTGTCGTCCGCTGGAACACGAAGGTGACCTCGGTGACAAGGCCGGGCGGCGGGCGCACGGAGCTCACCATGGGTAACGGTGAGATCGTAGAGGCCGAGGTCCTGGTGGGCGCAGACGGCTCCTGGTCGAAAGTGCGCTCGCTGCTGACGGACGCGGTCCCTCTCTATTCCGGCGTGTCCTTCGTCGAGGATCTTCTGTCTGATGTCGATGCGACGCATCGCGAGGCGGCGGACCTGGTCGGGCCGGGGTCGATGTACGCCTTCACGGAAGGCCACGGGATCATCGCCCAGCGCAACGGTGGCGGCGTGATCAGAATCTATTACGCGGTCCAGAGCGATGAGAACTGGGCCCGCAGGCTCGTGGATCCCACCGACCCGGGCGGCACTCGTCGACGGCTGCTGGAGATCTTCCACGACTTCGCGCCCGGCCTCCGTGCGCTGATCGGCGAGGGTGAAGGACCCCTGGTTCCGCGCCCGATCCACGCTCTTCCGGTGGGGCTGAGGTGGGCGCGGACCGCCGGGGTGACCCTGCTCGGCGACGCGGCGCATGTGATGTCCCCGTTCGCCGGGCAGGGAGCGAACCTCGCGCTGCTCGACGCCGCGGACCTCGGTGCCGCGTTGGCGGAACACTCCGACGTGGAATCCGCGCTTGCCGCGTACGAAACAGCGATGTTCTCCCGCGCCGAGGCAGCCGGCCGGGCCTCGGCGGACAATCTCGTCGCCAGCTTCGCCCCCGACGCGCCGCAACAACTGGTCGACCAGGCAAGGACCTGGATGCAGCGAAAGGCCGAAGCGACCGCCCTGTCAGCTCCGCGTGAAAACTGA
- a CDS encoding helix-turn-helix domain-containing protein, with protein sequence MRRGTWTLRYDSAVLPVRGGEFMIHRAGGLAGFDAEPRTVGRTIGIPIAEIGGYHGDAPVARPATAPEVRLLLAHASLLHDTVEDLEAAGLLAARNALIELARGVVRQYVDDTEPTLSSALARAARELADHRLTDHELTPRLLARELHVSVRTLSRAFAATGETTAGYIRRRRLEEARRALTAGYTVSEIAARWQFADSSHFIRAFRKRYDQTPTQYVSTSGDV encoded by the coding sequence GTGCGGCGCGGTACCTGGACGTTGCGCTACGACAGTGCGGTGCTCCCGGTCCGGGGAGGCGAGTTCATGATCCATCGTGCCGGTGGCCTGGCCGGCTTCGACGCGGAGCCAAGGACCGTCGGGCGGACGATCGGGATCCCGATCGCCGAGATCGGCGGCTACCACGGTGACGCTCCGGTGGCCAGGCCGGCCACCGCACCCGAGGTGCGGCTCCTGCTGGCGCACGCGAGCCTGCTGCACGACACGGTCGAAGACCTCGAGGCCGCCGGCTTGTTGGCGGCCCGGAACGCGTTGATCGAGCTGGCTCGGGGTGTGGTGCGCCAATACGTCGACGACACCGAGCCCACCCTGTCATCCGCCCTGGCACGGGCTGCCCGCGAGCTTGCCGACCACCGGCTCACCGACCACGAGCTGACGCCCAGGCTGCTGGCACGCGAGTTGCACGTCTCCGTACGCACGCTGAGCCGCGCCTTCGCTGCCACCGGGGAGACGACGGCCGGCTACATCCGGCGCCGTCGCCTGGAGGAGGCACGCAGAGCCTTGACTGCCGGCTACACGGTTTCCGAGATCGCGGCCCGATGGCAGTTCGCCGACAGCAGCCACTTCATCCGTGCCTTCCGCAAGCGCTACGACCAAACCCCTACCCAGTACGTCTCCACCTCAGGCGACGTCTGA
- a CDS encoding type II toxin-antitoxin system Phd/YefM family antitoxin → MAVPDLQPEHVRPQALSLREARTRLAQLVALAELADTVTVIEHDRDARPVAAIVPAAAARSVAQARADAGRIAEVTAGWARRLEQTRQRSARQHASNLRVLTDALAEVWAELDRRIPSASDPALARLRAVHMDLLRR, encoded by the coding sequence ATGGCTGTCCCCGATCTTCAGCCGGAGCACGTCCGGCCGCAGGCCCTGTCGTTGCGTGAGGCCCGCACCCGGCTGGCCCAACTCGTCGCACTCGCCGAGTTGGCCGACACCGTCACGGTGATCGAGCACGACCGCGACGCCCGTCCCGTCGCCGCCATCGTGCCGGCAGCCGCCGCGCGGAGCGTCGCGCAGGCACGCGCCGATGCGGGGCGGATCGCCGAGGTCACCGCCGGCTGGGCGCGCCGGTTGGAGCAGACACGACAGCGCAGCGCCCGCCAGCATGCCAGCAACCTGCGGGTGTTGACCGACGCCCTCGCGGAGGTCTGGGCCGAGCTTGACCGGCGGATCCCGTCAGCCAGCGACCCGGCGCTGGCGCGGCTGCGGGCCGTGCACATGGACCTGCTGCGGCGCTGA
- the smpB gene encoding SsrA-binding protein SmpB: MGRSGESGHLLVATNKRARHDYQILRTYEAGIVLVGTEVKSLRAGRVSLVDAFAQQGDREIMLHGLHIAEYGFGSWTNHQPRRIRKLLLRRVEIDRILERLREGGLTLVPLSLYFENGWAKVELGLAKGRRSFDKRQAIAEREANREIAREFSRRLKGRPRHQG; the protein is encoded by the coding sequence ATGGGTAGGTCCGGCGAGAGCGGTCACCTGCTGGTGGCCACCAACAAGAGGGCGCGGCACGACTACCAGATCCTGCGCACCTACGAGGCGGGGATAGTCCTGGTCGGCACCGAGGTGAAGTCGCTGCGGGCTGGTCGGGTGTCGCTGGTGGACGCCTTCGCGCAGCAAGGGGACCGCGAGATCATGCTGCACGGGCTGCACATCGCCGAGTACGGCTTCGGGAGTTGGACGAACCACCAGCCCCGGCGTATCCGGAAGCTGCTCCTGCGTCGGGTGGAGATCGATCGGATTCTGGAACGCCTCAGGGAGGGCGGCCTGACGCTGGTGCCGCTGTCGCTGTACTTCGAGAACGGCTGGGCGAAGGTCGAACTCGGGCTTGCGAAGGGCCGGCGTAGTTTCGACAAGCGGCAGGCCATCGCCGAACGGGAGGCGAACCGGGAGATCGCCCGGGAGTTCAGCCGTCGACTCAAGGGCAGGCCCCGCCACCAGGGTTGA